One window of Papaver somniferum cultivar HN1 chromosome 9, ASM357369v1, whole genome shotgun sequence genomic DNA carries:
- the LOC113313357 gene encoding CASP-like protein 4C1: MMRSPQESLRNGVLETSTPPHHHHHQPHHFHSTVSLLKLRRFNTLILIFRFVSFCFCLASTIFMATNSLTWADFTTLRVVVAANGIVAVYSLAEMGASIWEILKGTTVLPETIQVWFDFSHDQVFAYLLVSANVAGTTMVRTLRNDGDTCSVNSSFCVQSTISISLGYVGFLFLGFSSLLSGFRVVCFIINGSRFHL; this comes from the exons ATGATGCGATCTCCTCAAGAATCACTTAGAAATGGGGTTCTTGAAACTTCAACACcaccacaccaccaccatcatcaacccCATCATTTCCATTCTACTGTTTCTTTACTGAAACTCCGTAGATTCAATACCCTTATTCTCATTTTCCGTTTTGTTTCTTTCTGTTTTTGTCTTGCTTCTACCATTTTCATGGCTACTAATTCACTCACCTGGGCTGATTTTACTACTCTTAg AGTTGTTGTGGCTGCAAATGGGATTGTTGCTGTATATTCATTAGCTGAAATGGGTGCTTCAATTTGGGAGATTTTGAAAGGAACTACTGTTTTACCTGAAACCATTCAAGTTTGGTTTGATTTCAGTCATGACCAG GTGTTTGCGTATTTGCTGGTATCAGCAAATGTGGCAGGAACAACAATGGTAAGAACATTGAGAAATGATGGGGATACATGTAGTGTTAATAGCTCATTTTGTGTGCAATCAACCATATCAATTAGTTTAGGATATGTTGGGTTcttatttctagggttttcttcgtTACTGTCTGGATTTCGAGTCGTTTGTTTTATCATTAACGGTTCTCGGTTTCATCTTTGA
- the LOC113308415 gene encoding syntaxin-61-like gives MSSPQDPFYIVKEEIQDSIDKLQSTFHQWETVSSNTGERVHLTKELQTGCESIEWQVDELDKAIAVASRDPSWYGIDEVELEKRRRWTSTARTQVGVMKKAVEAGKARSANGMRQELMRVPNDPYQAGKSRSYATQDNDDFISSESDRQMLLIKQQDDELDELSASVQRIGGVGLTIHEELTGQEKIIHELGLDMESTTNRLDFVQKKVEMVMKKAGAKGQILMIIFLVVLFIVLFVLVFFT, from the exons ATGTCTTCACCACAGGATCCTTTTTACATTGTTAAggaagaaattcaagattct ATTGATAAACTACAATCTACTTTTCACCAATGGGAGACTGTCTCTTCAAACACTGGAGAGCGAGTCCATCTAACGAAAGAGCTACAAACTGGTTGTGAAAGCATTGAGTGGCAG GTGGATGAATTGGATAAGGCGATTGCTGTGGCATCTAGAGACCCTTCCTGGTATGGCATTGATGAAGTGGAGCTTGAGAAACGTAGAAGATGGACAAGCACTGCTCGCACTCAG GTGGGTGTCATGAAGAAAGCTGTCGAAGCTGGAAAAGCTAGAAGTGCGAACGGTATGCGCCAGGAGCTAATGAGGGTCCCTAATGATCCTTACCAGGCAGGCAAATCCAGATCATATGCAACACAAGATAATGATGATTTCATATCATCCGAGTCAGATAGACAGATGCTCCTCATAAA GCAACAAGATGATGAACTGGATGAGTTAAGTGCAAGTGTGCAAAGAATTGGAGGTGTGGGGCTTACTATACACGAAGAACTTACAGGACAG GAGAAAATCATACATGAACTTGGATTAGACATGGAGAGTACTACAAATCGTCTTGATTTTGTTCAG AAAAAAGTGGAGATGGTTATGAAGAAAGCTGGGGCGAAGGGACAGATTTTGATGATTATATTCTTGGTAGTTTTATTCATTGTTCTGTTTGTTCTGGTGTTTTTCACCTAA